The following nucleotide sequence is from Acidimicrobiia bacterium.
TCCCGAAGCTCGAGCAGTGGCAGCAGGAAGGCCAGACCGGCCAGAAGAAGATCACACAGTGGACGCGATACCTCACCGTCGCGCTCGCGCTCATGCAGTCCACGGGCTTCGTGTTCGCGCTTCACGAGGGAAAGGGTGGCCTGATCGGGCTGAGCGCGGGCTTGCCCGACAACATCGACTTCATCCCCGACTTCTCCGCCGGCCGCGCCGCGCTCATCGTCATGACGTGGACGGCCGGTACCGCGCTCGTGATGTGGCTCGGCGAGCTCATCACCCAGCGCGGCGTCGGCAACGGGATGTCGATCCTGATCTTCGCGTCGGTGGTGTCGTCGTTGCCCGCACAGGGTGGTGCCGTCTACAGCGAGGGAAGCGAGCTCCAGTTCTTCGTCGTGCTCGCCATCGGCATCGCCATGATCGTGGCCATCGTGTTCGTGGAGTCGGGGCAACGCCGAATCCCCGTGCAGTTCGCCAAACGGGTGGTCGGCCGTCGCATGTACGGCGGGCAGAGCACGTACATCCCGTTGAAGGTGAACCAGTCGGGCGTGATCCCGGTGATCTTCGCCAGCTCGATCTTGTCGTTCCCCGCGCTGATCGCGAGCGTCCTACCCAGCAGCGGATTCGGGCTCGACGTCCAAGACTTCATCAACAAGAACCTGGTCAACAACCAGGGTTGGTTCTACATCGGCTTCTATACACTGCTCATCATCTTCTTCGCCTACTTCTACACGGCCATCGCGTTCAACCCTGCCCAACAGGCCGACATCATCCGCAAGCAGGGTGGCTTCATCCCCGGCATCCGCCCCGG
It contains:
- the secY gene encoding preprotein translocase subunit SecY → MLSRLRNMFRVPDLRTKILFTLLIVGVYRLGAHIPVPYVDFNAIKDLQEGAKNSGVVGFLDLFSGGAITNVAVFFLGIMPYITASIIMQLLGVVIPKLEQWQQEGQTGQKKITQWTRYLTVALALMQSTGFVFALHEGKGGLIGLSAGLPDNIDFIPDFSAGRAALIVMTWTAGTALVMWLGELITQRGVGNGMSILIFASVVSSLPAQGGAVYSEGSELQFFVVLAIGIAMIVAIVFVESGQRRIPVQFAKRVVGRRMYGGQSTYIPLKVNQSGVIPVIFASSILSFPALIASVLPSSGFGLDVQDFINKNLVNNQGWFYIGFYTLLIIFFAYFYTAIAFNPAQQADIIRKQGGFIPGIRPGPPTEKYLAKTLNRITLPGSLFLAVIAIAPLLVFALWDIEQFPFGGTALLITVGVALETMKQIDSQLMMRNYEGFLT